One Alligator mississippiensis isolate rAllMis1 chromosome 1, rAllMis1, whole genome shotgun sequence genomic window carries:
- the LOC106737788 gene encoding protein POLR1D isoform X2, which yields MGAMGWLKCPLAATNKRFLINTIKNTLPTQKEPDQECEHKEVDKEPEPSKSRKEEKPKKHIIHPYKPSFQARRRGSYSPSSHRHTHRHTKEKYEKRSSKR from the exons ATGGGAGCTATGGGTTG gTTGAAATGCCCTCTTGCTGCTACAAACAAAAGATTTCTCATTAATACTATTAAGAACACATTACCCACCCAAAAAGAACCAGACCAAGAATGTGAGCATAAGGAAGTTGATAAAGAACCCGAGCCAAGCAAaagcaggaaggaagaaaaaccAAAGAAACACATAATTCATCCCTACAAACCCAGCTTTCAGGCTAGAAGAAGAGGCAGCTATTCTCCTTCCAGCCATCGACACACGCACCGGCACACAAAGGAGAAGTACGAAAAGAGATCGAGCAAACGATAA
- the LOC106737788 gene encoding protein POLR1D isoform X1 — MDEDPELERKAVEELLKEAKRGRTRAETMGAMGWLKCPLAATNKRFLINTIKNTLPTQKEPDQECEHKEVDKEPEPSKSRKEEKPKKHIIHPYKPSFQARRRGSYSPSSHRHTHRHTKEKYEKRSSKR; from the exons GAAGGCAGTAGAAGAGCTTCTTAAAGAGGCAAAACGTGGGAGAACTAGAGCTGAAACAATGGGAGCTATGGGTTG gTTGAAATGCCCTCTTGCTGCTACAAACAAAAGATTTCTCATTAATACTATTAAGAACACATTACCCACCCAAAAAGAACCAGACCAAGAATGTGAGCATAAGGAAGTTGATAAAGAACCCGAGCCAAGCAAaagcaggaaggaagaaaaaccAAAGAAACACATAATTCATCCCTACAAACCCAGCTTTCAGGCTAGAAGAAGAGGCAGCTATTCTCCTTCCAGCCATCGACACACGCACCGGCACACAAAGGAGAAGTACGAAAAGAGATCGAGCAAACGATAA